In the genome of uncultured Paludibaculum sp., the window GACAGGGGTGGTGGCACCGGGCTGCAATTTGAGGCGCCAGTCCTGCTTGCCGTCGCTTTCGCCGTGGTGCCAGACGCCGACCGAATGCATGAGTTCGTGGGCGATGGCTTTGTGGAGATAGTCGATGGGCCCCTTGCCAATCGAATTGGGCAAGGTGGGCGGGATGACGACGAGGTCCACGGTCTTTGGGGTGCCGATATCGGTGTAGGTCTTCGACCAGGCCTGGGGGAAGGGTGTTTCGGCAGTCTCCATGAGGACGACGCCGTGCTGATCGACGAGGTGGGGCGCGGACTCGTGGTTGATGTTGATGACGTGGGGCTCGGGGTAGACGAGGAGTTCGTCGGCCTTCAGGCGGTGGTGGACAGCGAGCCCGGTGAGCTGGGAGAAGAGAGCGATGGCGGGCTTGGCGCGGGCGCCGATCTTGTCGAGGACGAAGAGGTCCTTGCGATCTGGGCGGGTGCGGATGTGGTCGCCGTTCTCGTAGAAGCCGCGGTACTCCTCATAGAGCGTCAGGCCGTCGCCGTTGTGGCCGTCGCCCGCGGGCTGCTCGTCGTTGTCTTCGTCGTCCGCGCCGCCGAAGCCGGTCTGCTCTTTCCAGGCGTCGGCGATTTTGGAGTCGGACGAGCGGCGGGGCAGACGGGCGAAGGTCGCGTCCTTATAGGTGCCGGTGATGGTACGACCATCGTCGAGGAGGGCGGAGACGCGAATGGTGCCCCAGGCGCCCCAGTCGTAGGAGGCGACCACGGCTTCGGCGATGAGTCCGTCGCCGGGCGTTTCGGCGTGGAGGCCCTGACTGGAGACGGAGTGTTCGGGGTTGAGGTCCTGCGCAAAGGCGAGGTCGGGCCGGCGCGAGGCGTCTTTCACTGGGAAGTTCATGGCGACGCCGGGGACGGTGGAGGCGTCGACGTTAAAGAGGAATTTAACCGCGCGCGCTTTGGGGGTGCCGCCACCCTTCTTCTGGAGGTTTGCTTTGACTTTGATGGAGTTGCCCCATTGCCGTTCGGAGCGGCTGCCTTCCGGGATCCAGTCGTGGTAATCGAGGGGCTCGAAGGTGAGTTCGACGTCTTCGGCGCCGAGCGGCTGAAGGTCCCAGGTGACCTCGTAGTTGAAGGGCGGCGCGGTGGTGCCGGTGAGCGGGCCGGGGAAGGGTCCGGCGATGGACTTTGTGCCCTGGAGGGCGAGTCCGGTGGCGGGGAGCTTCTCCTGGAACATGCGCCCGGGAGGTCCCCAGGGATAGTAGGACTGAATGGAGAAGAACGGGGTGCCACAGATGGTGACGGAGCCGATGCCGGCCACTGTGCTGTCGACGGGGAAGATGTTGTAGGTGCCGTCGTCGTTCAGGTAGAGGTAGAACTCACGGGGCGCGCCGTCGAAGGTGGTGGCGATGGAGCCGCCGCCCTTGTTGGTGGTGGTGCCGGTGCACCCGGTGCCGGGGTTGTATTCGGTGTATTTCTCGTCGACGGCGGCCGTGCCGTCTATGGTACCGACCCAGCCCTGGAGTTCGGGATCCCAGCGGGTGAGACGGATGGTGCCCTGGCCGGAGTGTGTGATGTCCCAGGTGTAGATGAAGCCGAGGTAAGGCGCGGAGCCTTTGGCGGAGGCGTGGACGGAGTAGGTGCCGGCCCAGCCGGTGACGTTCCGGAAGCGGGACCAGGATTGGGCGGTGGCCGGGCCGCAGGCGGCGAGGGCGCAGAGAATGAGCGCGGAGAGCGCGTGGCGTCGCGAGTCCATGATGTTGGTAATTCAGCCTCTGGAGGAAACGCGCAGTGGGAGGCGGGATGGGATCAAAAGGTCCCTGAGGGATTAGCGGCGGCTGAGGAGATTCAACAGGTGGAGGCTGGCGGTTTGCATGTCGAGCTCGAGGCTTCGCACTTGGGTGGCGAGGTGGTGGTAGATGGATTGGGCCAGGATGCCTACGAAGAGACCTGGCAGGCAGCGGGCGAGGGCGTTGGCCAAACTGTCGTTGAGTGCCCACAAGTAGCTCATTTTTTCGCAGCCGCATCCGTGGAATGACCCTACGATG includes:
- a CDS encoding MotA/TolQ/ExbB proton channel family protein, encoding MSIRTMEQAARRTILESVERAMRRSSSVVVARMRRGTNSLATIAAVAPLLAMLPVLIGIVGSFHGCGCEKMSYLWALNDSLANALARCLPGLFVGILAQSIYHHLATQVRSLELDMQTASLHLLNLLSRR